In Miscanthus floridulus cultivar M001 chromosome 19, ASM1932011v1, whole genome shotgun sequence, the DNA window ACCGCGGACTACTGGTCCTCTGTTTTGTCGCGCCTCACCGCATGACGCTTGACGCAGGTGGTCCAAGATCGCGGCGCAGCTACCGGGGAGGACGGACAACGAGATCAAGAACCACTGGAACACACACATCCGCAAGAAGCTCCTCCGGATGGGGATCGACCCCGTCACCCACCTGCCATTGCAGCAGGAGCCGCCCGCTCCTCTTCCTCCGGAGCAAGAGCAGGAAGAAGAACCGCATCAGCCGCAGAACGGCGGCGAGCTCATGCAGGAGGGTGCGGGGGAAGACGACATCACGCCGATGATCCAGCCGCACGAGAtcatggcgccgccgccaccacgtccGACGGCGGCGGCAAGCAACTGCGGCTCTGCTGTTTCCTCTGCCTCGGCCGGGTCCGCGTCCGTGGTCTCGCCGTCCTGCTCCTCCTCAGCCTCAGCCTCGGCGGCGTCCAGCGTGGAGGCGACGGAGTGGCTGGAGCCCATGTACCTGTTCGGCATGGATGGCATCATGGACGCCGGCTGGGGCGGCCTCCTCTTCCCCAGCAccggcgctggcgctggcggcgGCTTCGGCTTGGGCGCCGTCGATCCGTTCGACCAGTACCCCGGCGGCGGCTTCGATCAAGACGACCACTGGATGTGAATGTGACGCGCGTGATCGTCGTCCTAGCAATGCACATAGATTCGCCGCTTC includes these proteins:
- the LOC136529618 gene encoding MYB-like transcription factor ODO1, whose amino-acid sequence is MGRQPCCDEVGVKKGPWTAEEDQKLVGFLLTHGHCCWRVVPKLAGLPRCGKSCRLRWTNYLRPDLKRGLLSDDEERLVIDLHAQLGNKWSKIAAQLPGRTDNEIKNHWNTHIRKKLLRMGIDPVTHLPLQQEPPAPLPPEQEQEEEPHQPQNGGELMQEGAGEDDITPMIQPHEIMAPPPPRPTAAASNCGSAVSSASAGSASVVSPSCSSSASASAASSVEATEWLEPMYLFGMDGIMDAGWGGLLFPSTGAGAGGGFGLGAVDPFDQYPGGGFDQDDHWM